Proteins co-encoded in one Carassius carassius chromosome 35, fCarCar2.1, whole genome shotgun sequence genomic window:
- the LOC132115947 gene encoding inner centromere protein B-like isoform X2 has product MTDPNTPLISAEPQRESEETQCTDLSEQQESVQLRSQRVKTLTEKGREMQDERIKGLQQRFNYNYEKWRTRAKASKLPLSQTGPLNKDILEDIIGDVRGLCADVTKVYEELRKLTPPDQESRRRVDLCVEISGFLMNKATSRVEGKEEQDWPEAGSLFQTASSKLSSFNTTKNSSEHSHRSSIKRQEAAAEAAASQAVLKILEEQEMEQQEIERLEAEVRKKAVEQETLIRQKRLEREAEEIRLRMKREADEVKFKAQQEAEYAALQRTLDENKRKVLHLERSKI; this is encoded by the coding sequence ATGACTGATCCAAATACACCACTAATTAGTGCAGAACCCCAGAGGGAGTCTGAAGAAACCCAATGTACTGATCTTAGTGAGCAGCAAGAATCAGTACAACTAAGAAGTCAGAGAGTGAAAACACTCACAGAAAAGGGAAGAGAAATGCAGGATGAGAGGATTAAAGGACTCCAGCAAAGATTTAACTACAACTATGAAAAGTGGAGAACACGTGCAAAAGCATCCAAGCTACCCCTCTCTCAAACAGGACCCTTGAATAAAGACATACTTGAAGATATTATTGGTGATGTTAGAGGTCTTTGTGCAGATGTCACAAAAGTTTATGAAGAGTTACGTAAGCTCACCCCACCGGATCAGGAGTCACGTCGCAGAGTAGATCTGTGTGTGGAGATCTCAGGTTTCCTCATGAATAAAGCAACCAGTCGAGTGGAAGGAAAAGAGGAACAAGATTGGCCGGAAGCAGGCTCCCTCTTTCAAACTGCAAGCAGTAAGTTAAGCTCCTTCAACACCACTAAGAACTCATCTGAGCATTCACATAGATCCTCTATAAAACGTCAAGAAGCCgcagcagaagcagcagcgagtcAAGCTGTTCTAAAAATATTAGAAGAACAAGAAATGGAACAGCAAGAGATAGAAAGACTAGAAGCTGAAGTCAGGAAAAAAGCAGTAGAACAAGAAACATTGATTAGACAAAAGCGCTTAGAAAGAGAGGCAGAAGAAATTAGACTAAGAATGAAGAGAGAAGCAGATGAAGTAAAGTTTAAGGCTCAACAAGAAGCAGAGTATGCAGCTCTGCAGAGAACActtgatgaaaataaaagaaaagtacTGCACCTGGAAAGGTCAAAGATCTAA
- the LOC132115947 gene encoding uncharacterized protein LOC132115947 isoform X1, with translation MQVYDQMSAVEAQKIDVTKINTEMKDAEHVSFPSLFEQVIPQAAATPISDSTSDLVKVLPSALSASRIPVPEPTVFSGDPLSYSNWKLSFQTLIDQKNIPDTEKIFYLRRYVSGPAKRAVEGYFLLGTESAYAAAWKFLDKRYGNPFTIAKAFIDKLHAWPKMTSRERFELRDFADFLSSCEAATAHIKSLEILNDCNETRKILSKLPDWLAASWNRKVIEIEEQTNQFPTFSQFVEFLTREAKIACNPVTSLQSLKQCEPNKSDKPKLTKQKEIGVKTLMTTSQEKIQLVCVFCKKPKHSLHKRRSFLEKAVSDRVSFIKSERLCFGCLKPGHHLKKCTNRNICERCSKGHPTCLHEDS, from the coding sequence ATGCAGGTTTATGACCAAATGAGTGCAGTAGAAGCACAAAAGATCGATGTAACAAAGATTAACACAGAAATGAAAGACGCTGAACATGTAAGCTTCCCATCTCTGTTTGAACAAGTCATACCCCAAGCTGCAGCCACTCCTATAAGTGATAGTACATCAGATCTTGTTAAAGTGCTACCAAGTGCACTAAGTGCTAGCCGTATCCCTGTTCCGGAACCTACTGTGTTTTCTGGGGATCCCTTAAGTTACAGTAACTGGAAACTGTCATTTCAAACGCTGATAGACCAAAAAAATATCCCGGACACGGAGAAAATATTCTACCTTCGGAGATATGTGAGTGGACCGGCTAAGAGAGCGGTTGAAGGATACTTCCTGCTTGGAACTGAATCTGCATATGCTGCTGCATGGAAGTTTCTGGATAAAAGATATGGAAATCCATTCACAATCGCAAAAGCCTTTATAGACAAACTGCATGCATGGCCCAAAATGACCTCAAGGGAACGTTTCGAACTAAGAGACTTTGCAGATTTCTTGAGCAGTTGTGAAGCTGCTACAGCTCACATCAAGTCCTTAGAGATCTTGAATGACTGCAATGAGACCCGAAAGATACTTTCCAAACTTCCAGACTGGCTTGCTGCTAGTTGGAACCGCAAGGTTATTGAAATTGAAGAACAAACAAATCAGTTTCCCACTTTCAGCCAGTTTGTTGAGTTTCTAACGAGAGAAGCTAAGATTGCCTGTAATCCTGTTACATCTTTACAGTCACTAAAACAATGTGAGCCTAACAAATCAGACAAACCGAAACTTACAAAACAGAAAGAAATTGGAGTTAAAACACTGATGACGACTTCACAAGAAAAGATACAACTGGTATGTGTATTCTGTAAGAAGCCTAAGCACAGTTTACACAAACGCAGAAGTTTTCTGGAAAAGGCTGTGTCAGACAGAGTCAGCTTTATTAAGTCAGAAAGGCTATGTTTTGGTTGTCTCAAACCAGGCCATCATTTGAAGAAATGTACCAACCGCAATATTTGTGAAAGGTGCAGTAAAGGGCATCCAACTTGTCTTCATGAAGATAGTTAA
- the LOC132115948 gene encoding uncharacterized protein LOC132115948, with protein MAKSRVTPTSVTTIPRLELSAAVVAVRVSDLLRAELEIPDIAEFFWTDSTVVLGYINNDAKRFQVFVANRIQRIKSSTRPEQWAYVASEQNPADYVSRGLTAEQLKSSEWFEGPAFLWEKNIPDRDVKVGEIRENDPELRKASVYTINAKEEQTIFSRFEKFSEWSRLIRAFAILRRKVKEHKGDIQRTKESTTLEERKQTELVVIKIVKEKAFAEEIKSLKSKKTVSKTTNHKLYKLSPFLDEKGILRVGGRLGQAVLHPHVKHPAILPKDSHISTLLIRHFHSKVQHQGRGMTMNELRANGWWILGSSRAVSSYIF; from the coding sequence ATGGCCAAGTCAAGAGTCACACCTACTAGTGTCACAACTATCCCGCGACTCGAACTCTCAGCAGCAGTTGTTGCAGTTAGAGTCAGTGATCTACTCAGGGCAGAACTTGAAATCCCAGACATTGCAGAGTTTTTCTGGACAGACTCCACCGTTGTTCTCGGCTACATAAATAATGATGCCAAAAGGTTTCAAGTCTTCGTAGCGAATCGGATACAAAGGATCAAGTCAAGCACAAGGCCAGAACAATGGGCGTATGTCGCATCAGAGCAGAACCCTGCAGACTACGTTTCTCGAGGCTTAACCGCAGAACAACTGAAGTCCTCTGAATGGTTTGAGGGGCCAGCATTTCTCTGGGAGAAGAACATTCCTGATAGAGATGTCAAGGTGGGAGAGATCAGGGAAAATGATCCAGAACTTCGCAAAGCCTCTGTGTATACCATCAATGCAAAGGAAGAGCAAACTATTTTCAGCAGATTTGAGAAGTTCTCAGAATGGTCCAGATTGATAAGAGCATTTGCAATCTTGAGAAGAAAGGTCAAGGAACACAAAGGTGATATACAAAGGACCAAAGAAAGTACAACTTTGGAagagagaaaacaaacagaaCTGGTTGTCATCAAAATTGTTAAAGAGAAAGCTTTTGCAGAAGAGATAAAGAGTCTAAAATCAAAGAAAACAGTTTCCAAGACCACAAATCATAAACTGTACAAACTAAGTCCATTTCTGGACGAAAAAGGAATCCTCAGAGTGGGTGGACGTTTGGGTCAAGCTGTACTACACCCGCATGTAAAACATCCAGCCATACTTCCCAAGGACAGTCATATTTCAACTTTGCTGATCAGACATTTTCACTCGAAGGTTCAACATCAAGGTCGTGGAATGACTATGAATGAGTTGCGTGCAAATGGTTGGTGGATTCTTGGGAGCAGCCGTGCAGTTTCATCATACATCTTCTAA